In Rutidosis leptorrhynchoides isolate AG116_Rl617_1_P2 chromosome 6, CSIRO_AGI_Rlap_v1, whole genome shotgun sequence, the DNA window agattgcttccgagtggacctccggcctttttttatttatttataaaaatagtaaaataaaataataaaaaaaaaaaaaaaaaaaaaaaaaaaaaaaaaaaaaatgaacacaAATGAACACAAAAGGCCAATCATAAGCTACTGATATTATGCAGGTCATACAATCATGAATCATCCATGATTAATATTAACTATATGGTTGTTGGATTCAATCAAGCATAACAGCTGTCTAAAAATTTTCATTTGACTAGTGGAATTTCTTACTTCAGCTTGGCGACCAGCATGGAGTCTGACTCCAGATGCATCATACATAACCTGCATAATGTCACCGTATAAATTTTGAGACCATATAACAAAAAAATACATACACCATTTCACAACCAAATACGTAGTATATAATATAATTGCAACTTAATAGATCATAAAAAACAGTATATGTTATTATGTAGTACAGAACACATACAATAAAAGCTAAGACAACAGCAATCGCGAATGTTGATGATCCAACTCCTTCATGTAGACCTATAGATACCGCAAGTGCCACAACAGTTGAAGAATGAGAAGATGGCATTCCACCTGAGCCAACAATCTTCTTAGGATCCCATTTCTTTTCCTTATACCTGAACTCCTAACAATCACATATACAGAGGTCAGTAACTGCAACTATATTACTCACATTTCTTTCATCCTTTCACaatcaaaataaattaataaatatttaaTCATTGGTAATTAAAATAATTCCTGTACTAAATTGAACCGATACAAATGGACCTATTATCAAATTCAACCTCAGCAATTTGTCaattaatatatatgcatatatatacaaTTTAAGTTACAGGTATGCAGGATGTAATATGAATGTACGGACCAGGTGGTAATGACTTTGAGGAATTGAGCAATAGCAAAAGCAAGGAATGCTGTTATCAGTGGAACACTGTACGACGGAATCGGAGCTGATGACGTTGGCGTTACCGCCACCGACTTGCTAGCGCGGTACGCCGCATCGGCCATGGTGATCACCTCTTCCATTGACCTAACTAAAATCAAATTTACCCTAGAAATTGCTTGAATTCTTCAACCAGAGTGCCCTCGATCTAAtatgatattaaattaaaaaaaattgtgGTCGATTTGAATTGCTATAGTTTGAATTCTGACGGACGGCAACGTTGACTGTGGGAGCCACCACGCAAACGACGTCTAAATTTCAACGAAACGGCAGTCTACGGTTATGTGATTCCGTAGCGGTTGGGTTTTAGTCACTTATAGATCTAGTATATACTGCTACTAGTTTTGATGCGTTGTGTATAAGTAATGAGTGTTGTTATTTATGGACAAAATAAGACAGCAGTGTTGATGATTTCAATTGGTGGAATCTTAATTATCTGTACATAGACGGAAGCTTCTGTAATGGATTTTTTTCCGAGATACTAGTTCTGTTTGCTTATGTCAATTGgttatatgatttttttttttttttttactattactATAATCCTTACGTCCACGTTAACATGTAAAAAAGAATCGTATATTTCAAGAACCGATATTAAAAATTCAATATTAACCGCTTGCAATAGGGATGTCATCAGGTCGGGTTTCGGCCGAGTTTAGCTAATTTTATACCCGAACTCGATTAGAAAAACTCGTCTCAAACCCGGAACCGGACCCGTCGGGTCCCAATTTAGTTACTAACTAGCGGGTAATCAAGTTTCCCTACGGGTATTTGGGTCCCCAATTActtaagaactattggataaatgaATTATCCCACGGTTATTCGAGTCTTATTTCGGGTATACAGACCAGGTAATCGGGTATACGGACCGGATAATCGGGTAAACTGGCCGAGTAACTGAGTATACGGGCCGGGTATATGGACTCGGGTCTTTTTCGGGTATACGGGACAGGTAATCGGGTTTGTGTCTAAAACTATCCCGGACTTGAAGAGTTGAATccgcaaaaaaaataaaaactatcccATACCCGACCCTAGACTCATTTACTCGGCCCGGACCCGGCCCAAAAATATTGAGTTTCGGGTTTCCCCAACTggcatggtttttttttttttttgtcatcccTATTGCAGCAGATATTAAAGCACATTTTTTTTTTAAGACTAACATATCAATGCACCTTTGCAGCAATTAAAAGAGCTGAAATGTGTTTACCGTCAGAAAGAGTGTGGTGGTAAACATATATTGTTTTTTTGCTTGTATTGATATTAAGCATACCAACCAAATTATGTGTTTTAAGTATAATGTATTTAatgcaaggttgaaaaagacgtgagacgggaccgaaacgttagcgacctcaaaacgtcgcaacgaaaaaaacggggtcgaaacggatgttgactaacgtttaatgttgacatatatatatatatatatatatatatatatatatatatatatatatatatatatataaagtgttttTTTTCCGTCTTTTGACCGGTTTTTAAGCGTTGTTGACCATTTTTTAAGCGTTGACCGTCTTTTTTGACGTCTCAAGGTCCGTTGCAACGATACTAAGGCAAATCCGTTGCTGCGTCCGTTGCGGCGCCCGTTTCggccgttttttacaacactgatttAATGTATAAAGCATTAAACTATAAAGTATAATTGAGTGTTGATAACACAATTCATCTGCAAGACTAAATACATGAAATAAAATGATCCATCTGGGTCATGTGCAATCAATCCATTGATTAATAATAAACCACAATCAGTACCATCAATTTACACAAATGACAGCCCTTGGTACATAAGAAaaaattatacatataatcatcacCCACAATGGTAGTATCAATTTTTCTGATGAACAGCTACTTGATGAATTTCCATTTCTTTCAACATTACTGACCGACCACACGAGTCACATGGTGCAGTTCTGGACCCACAAAGACTCTCATGCTCAGACAATCCTCTTAACCTATCTCGTGTATCAGCAGCCAACGAACCAGCTTGGACCATATCCCCACAAAATCGACATGTCACAAGACGCAATGCACATTCTGAAGACTGGTGTTGCACCTGCAATTAAGGAGATGAATAGAGTCAACCACCCTGAGAAAACTTGCTCAAACAAATCAACAAGACTACAGATGACAAGATAAACAGGTTGGGTCATGATTCAAACATGATGGGCAGAAACAGTATTTAATCGCGGATCAAAATATCACTGGTCAACCCATAAACAATCATCGCCCATTATTATCTATGAAAAATTAACATATAAACAATATTTAATACGGAGTACAAGACACTACGTTTATAGAAGAAAATTGCTTACCATCTGTGTCTTCTCAAGGACGACCCCACAAGGACAGCTCATCGGCTCATGAAACACTTTCATATGTTTGTCTATCTCCCCACTATGAAAAGCCAGTCCGCATTTTATGCAGTGCACATGGTTCTTAACCTCTTCGGTCCTAAGGACAATACCGCAACCTGCATGTTGACAGATAACATTGTGTCTTCTACAATAAGCCTCATGAAGTGCAATGGTTCTCAATGGTATGTAATGTTTGCAGTTGCTGCACTCTACAGTATCTGCGGTCAACGAAGAAGATGACACAGGTTGTTGACCAACTTTTGAGATAGAATTTTCATTAATGGTTACAGATATATGGTATTTTGTGGCTCCCTTGAAGCCATATACACCGATACCGTAGGTACCAGTACCGAAACTGTGGTCTTTCGAGCCAAGAACCAAACACTTTGAACCCATGTCATGACTAGACCAACCATGTTGGTGTGTGTTTGGGAACAAAAGCGGGTGTCTTGAAAGATAAAGATCGGTATCTCCATCTTTAGCCTCTGAATCCAGCTTTACTTCAATTTCAACATCTCCTGATGTAATTCTACCCCATGTATCATCATCTATTGAAAATTTGTAATAAACGTATTCGCCTTCGTTAATAACACCAGATTCTGACTTCCCAAAAGTTAGTGGCTTCAGTACATGCTGGTTACTCTTCTCGGGAAGTGAATCGGGACCCATGATGTCAACTTCAATGTCCGTTTCAAGGACAGATACACTTGACGACGGTTTCAACTCAAGGACACGAAGATGATAAGTCAACACACCGTGTTTGACAGTCAAAACATCGTCTTGAGAAAGAGTTGCATGCTGACGAAGGGTTGTTTCAAGAACAGCTTTATGGTTGGGTATATCTGAAAACCCGAGTTCTTCTGATTGAAGCTTTGCGTACGTTCCTTTTGCTAGCCACACGTATTTAACTTCAATCAAAGGCGTCATTGGATCTTGTTTAGAATATAAATTATTCCAAATGTGAGGAGGTATCCCAACAGAACCTTCTTCTGCTGTGAACTCCAAGACCCCTGCGTGGGTTGACCCGTGGTCAACATTTTCAGCAGGCTTCGATTGTGACGAATCGTTCTGTTGAACTACTGACAACTGGAAATGTAAAGGACCTTTGTCGAAAGCACCTTCACTAGATAAATCGTTAAAACAAGAAGGTGGTAGTTTGATCTTATCTCCAGAACCCTCAAATGGCACAGCCTCTAATATACGGTTAAATGACACTCCTCTCCCAGCAAATATACTTTCTTCCATCTGCTGATCCACCTGAAAGGTCAATACGAAATTTGTAATCGTATAATTAGATCTATGATACCATTGAAAGCATACCTAAACACAGGCTCTAATATAGTCTATTTAGATGCCAACTACAAATTAGGTTTTTTCAGGATAAATTGGCATTTTCTGCAGCCCTAAAAACAAATTTCTAATTGCTTATTTTAGGTTAGATCCAAAATTAACCAGCACACTGTTTTTGATAGATTGTGATACAACACTACTAACATGCCCTAAAAATGATGAAACAGATTAAATGAAacaacataaaataaaaataaccaACGAATTAAGTAAAATAAATCATAAACAAAACACGATGAATAATAACCTTAAGTTGGGCTTCCATAGCTTGGATTCTACGAGATCTTTGAGCAGCTTCAATGGCTTCACGTTGACGAATAGCTTCTTGTTTAGCTTTTCTTTCTCTTTCTGTTCTTAATCTCGCTTGCTCTTTTCTATCTTTCTGTTCTTTTTCCAATTTCTCTCTCGCCCTTCGTAACTCAAAATCCATTCTGATTGATTACTTTTGCAGATCTTAAAAAAAGAAAAAATCAATTCGATAAGATATCCTATAATCGATCCGTTGGTGACttggtgttggtgttggtgttgttgtatcAGGTAGTTTCCTAAGTTTGCCCTGTTCTCCAAGAAACTTGTTGGTGTtttggtgtattattattattattttctttctaTCTCTGGCTTTTTTTACCGTAAATTTGTAGTGTTTGATGGTGGTTTGGATTAATGGATCGAGAACATTCCAAGGGCTTCTTGAGTTTTAGTCTGATAAGAAGGCTGGCTGGCCCGTGTTTCTGGAAGCCCAATTCAACGCGTCATAAGTTTTTACTACTCTTCTGGAATATTACAATTTTGTTAGAATCACAGTATTGTATTGACTTCGCACAGAGAAAACTTAACCACTTTCGCAATAATGTGTCACACACTTACACGTTAGAAGGAAAAACTCCTCACACACACCATTGTACAATGCGTATCCGATGTGCTTTCGGTTAAACCAAGTGACTTACGGCATGAAACCTTGTCAGCACAACATAACATGgagaaaccccccccccccccccccccccacgaaTCAATGGCGGATCCTGGAAATTTTTTCACCGGgtgcgaattttttttttttttgccaaaatacgaaggttttaggGCAAAAAATATAGTTTTTTTTAGCAAAACTTGGAGGTTTTTGGGCATAATACGAAGATTTTAgggtaaaatatggaggttttggagcAAAATATGAAAGGTTTGGGACAAAAAAAATTCACCGGGGGCAAAACCGAAAAATCGAAAAAATTTACACTCAAAATTGCAAATTCACTTGGGTTGGGTGCCCCACCCTGCCCCTTCATAAGTCCGCTCCTGCCAAGAATTAGAACATGCACCGATTTTCTTCACGGATACAAGCCCGCAAACAATATGAGGCTTTTTGCTACTTAGCTACTAGCTCGGTGGCCAATCGCAACTACAATTATATCTTATTAAGAGCAACCCCAATATAATCTTGAAACTCATTGCCACCCTCATGCCAATCAATTGGCACCATTGGGAGCAGCTTGCCAATGCTTAGGTAATGTTTAGCCAATTGTTTTCGCGAATGGTTTCGTCTAAATCCAACATATTTGATCACGAATGCACTAGCTACTTTTTGTTGTATTTTGTGTGATAAAACTTGTACATTATATTTATTGATTAATATATTGGGTCTATGTTAGTTTGAATAAGTGTCTGATCGTTGTGAGTAAAATGTGATGAGTTAGTGATATGAATGAAATTGAAAGGAAATGATAATGTTTCGCTGATGTGACAGTGTGTTAATTTGAAGAAGAGTGTCATAGTTGAAAATGGTCGAATAAACGATATACTTTTAGCATTGTTTATATACAAAGTATACCTTGATACAATAACTTTTATTCTTTTATgcaaaaaattaaaattataatagatCAGAACATTTATTGGAGTCACAAATCTGCGTCTGATTGCTAAGATCTATTACATTAGACTAGACCCAAAATACTACATATTACATTGAACATAAATAAACATCAACAATAAAACTAAACATGTGGAAATCATTGTGGCATCGAAACGATCGATGCTAACTAATTGAAAAACCAAAACGTGAAACATACCATTCAAACTCCCCAATATCCAGTCGCTACAGGATCGATGTCCAAAACATTATCAACATATTAAAACAACAAAGAAACAATTGGAACCTAAACGACTATAACCACCGCAAACCCCATTAAAATCGGGACAAGAAGTCACCTAAACTACACCCGAATATCACAAGACACGGCCACAGGTCGCAAGAAACTGATGAATGAAATTAAGGATTTGCTTTTATTAATGAAAACTGTAGATTATTAAATTTGTATGAGTTGACTATTCTTAAGTTTCAGTTACATTGCTTTCTGAAATTCTGTTGTTCAAAAGGTAGTTACATGCATCCTCAGCTGCTCTGTTCAGTGCGATTTCTTTTTTAGCTTTGTATTCGCCTCTTCCTATTAGTCGATTATCCACAAACACTTCATACACTCCTATTTTCGACCATTTATCTCTAAAACGTATCATTAATTTCTTCTTGTGGCAGAGTTCATTGAGCCTCCTTACTGGATTGTGTTGCAGCATTTCAGGAGTAATCATAGGCTCCAGTAGAATCTTAGTCACCttcacaaaaaaaaataaaaaatcaacaTAATCAGATAATAAATCAAGCATTATGAATCAAAGATAATAAATCAAGAATTATGAATCAATAAATATGTAAGAAACAAAACCTCCCAGGTCGTATCAATTGACGAGTTGCTGTCAACATAGATGGCCCCTATTGTTGATTCAACAATATCAGCTAAAGTCTTCGGAGCATCGATTAATCCATATGAATGGAAAGGATATTTTTCAAGAGCTCTCATAAATACTCGAATCTGTATAAAATAATAATACTGCATCAAAACTAAGTACATTGATtaaattacacacacacacacacacacaaaaatgagCTGGAGTAgcatacttgcttgctaagcatcGGATTTTCATGTCGCAGGTATTTATGAAAGTTATATTTAACTGCAACACGTGCAAGCTTCTCAGTGTCAACATTTGCAGCTCGAAGAGCAGTTAATGACCCTGGCGGGAGATTCGGGTACATATAGAATTGCTGTTTACTAATCAGAAAATTGAGTATAGAATCACCAACGTACTCAAGTCTTTCATAGGATTCAGCTCCCTGATAACTTGGATGCGTAAACGCTTGTTGCAAAAGATTCTTTTTCTTGAACTCGTACCCTATAATCTTCTCCATCTCCTTAAGACTTGCTAATGCTTTTGTCTCCTGTGATGATGATCTCATCACCTTAACTTTGACTTTAATGGCTGTTTGAAAAATTCCAAGTAGCATGATTAAGTTACAAAGTATTTATGACGTTTTTCCCTGTTTCAGGTTATGATGTTTTTCCCTGGGAGGGCGAGTCTTTGACTCAGGTGTACGAGCCTTAACCGGGGTCTACCCGTGACCGTTTCCAAAACCCGGTTGAAACATATATGATCAAAATGCGATATGGTGTAACAATGAGATCTACGGCATTATAGTTGTGCAGCAAAAAAGTTAATTAACTGATTGACATCCATATTTCTAATTTTTTGTTCTAATTAACGCATCATAAACAAGACAATAAGCCACCATATATTGTTGATTAGTATTAGTATGTTAAGACCACCAAAGTATTCAACTTTATTAAAACTAAAGGGCAAGCAAGTATGATAATGATATTCACTTAAAACTAGAAGGCACACAAGAAATGTTCTTACACTTTTGAAGAAGATACATTTAATTGTGTCTAACTTGTTATTGATCAAAAAGTTCTTTTCTAATAACTTTGATTTAGTATTTGTTATAAAGCATGTTCCTTTGGCAGGAATTTGTGAAAAAATGGAgttaaatacatacttttactgCATAACAAATAAGGGTATATACAATATTGATGGCTGACAAAAACTGTTGAATACTGGATTAATTGCGTAATCAGATGCTTTTAACTACAATTAGGAAAACAAAAATGTTAATAAATGAGAAAACGCAATGCAAATTAAATTCACTAACCCTAGAATGCTAGAACTGTTCACTAACTGGTTAACCCTAATTCTCTAATTCGACATATCAAATAATACATATTCGTTTAAAGATCAAATAGTATGAATTAATGCGCGTGTAGTTTGAAAAAAGAGAGAATAAAAAGGCTAACCGTATTCATGGAGGCGTTTGAAGCACTGGCCGGTGAATGAATTTTTGGCCGGAGAGAAAAGTGATTGCCaccatgatgatgaagatgaacaagACATTGATTGAATATTATTTGATAAATTATACACAAGATTTGATCAATTTCAGTTGAATAATATATTTGGTAGATGTTGATCATACTCTCATCTTTTGTTCATGTGCTCAAGATCTATGGTCCCACGTGGGAATCGCGGTCTCTTCTCAAGTTTTTCCTTAAATGAACTCCTCCGTGATAGTGTCTCCTCGGGTTTGGTTTGGCAAGGGTTGTTTGAATTACTTCTTACTTTATTTTTATTTGGAAGTACTAATATAGTTTTCCAAGATAAGGGATGGAGTACTTTGGTGGCTCTTTGCGAAATCCAAGCGTTATCGTTTGATTGGTTTTCGTGTAAACTAAAAGACAAAAAGCTAGATTGGAATACTTGGCTATCCAAACCGGATGCCTACTTGTAATAATTGTATAGTCGTTTGAGATGCAATCTCTGCATCCTCCTATCATGTAATTGTATTCGTGTTTGTTGGGCAATTTTGGCGCATCATTGTGTTATTAATGAAATTACCTtgcttttcaaatatatatatatatatatatatatatatatatatatatatatatatatatatatatatatatttcgtagatGTTGCTGCTGATTGGTCGAATGAGACTGACGCCATTGCACAAACACAAATCGCCGTAAAAAAAAGTTAAGTACTCCGTAAATCTTTTTAATGCCTATACTTTTCTGCGTGAAAAAAATGTTGCATAATAAACTAATTAATTACGAGTATTAACTTTGAAAataaaattatttaattaattatatagaggAATATTCATATGaatccaacttttaagttgagatccaatcagagtgcgacatatggcgcgacaatcacatgtgatttaaaaaaaaatattcaaaatttttaattttttttttcaataacgtgtgattggatttgaaatacagtaaatcacatgtgattctgcatgccaatcatttgtgattgtcgcgccacatgtcgcaccctgattggtcccttgaattttaagaaaattgTTGGATTCACATAATTACAActctaattatataatatttttagggATTTATAAGAACACATAACAAAACCATCGTCACATAAAATAATTTAGTTACAACAAAAACCTCAAATAGTCTAGTTATTATTATTTCTTGACAAACACAATCGAAAAGCTTAACTCATCCCATTTTGACAGAAGACGGTCGACACAACTACTTCAAACACCAAACTAAACCTAAACGAAGAAATCACCTAATGCCGCATCTAAATCCTCAGTGCGATACCACAACTGCACCAACAACCAATCCAAGAAATTAACTACACCCGACCGGGATCAAACTAGGAAATGACCTATAAAGGAGGCGTTGTTGGGCTCAGCCCACCAAAAACAAACCGCAAGTAAATCGAAGTGACAACATATGTAAAGGAATAACCATAAGAGGAGAGCAATGTCGATATATATAATGGGCATCAACACAAGGCAACCAAACAAAATGGGAGACAAACAATGATGAAAAATGCGTTTTCTAGTGAAAAATTGTAGCGAAATTCTCAAAGAGGGGAGCTTGGACAACATATAAATTGACAGACTATACGAAGTCACGAGAATATGAAGAAACAACATTCAACTATCTACAACGAACAACTGAATAACCAACTACATACGCAAACAACACCACCAAACCGACCCATGAATACAAGTGACTCACCACAATATTCGTCGCCTGCGCACAACAACAGTAGCCTGTCGAACTCGAAAtgaatcacaatgagccatagtccGGAGACCCCATGAAAAATTCACCCGATTTATGTCCCTTCATCTTGATTGAT includes these proteins:
- the LOC139851853 gene encoding uncharacterized protein, whose translation is MDFELRRAREKLEKEQKDRKEQARLRTERERKAKQEAIRQREAIEAAQRSRRIQAMEAQLKVDQQMEESIFAGRGVSFNRILEAVPFEGSGDKIKLPPSCFNDLSSEGAFDKGPLHFQLSVVQQNDSSQSKPAENVDHGSTHAGVLEFTAEEGSVGIPPHIWNNLYSKQDPMTPLIEVKYVWLAKGTYAKLQSEELGFSDIPNHKAVLETTLRQHATLSQDDVLTVKHGVLTYHLRVLELKPSSSVSVLETDIEVDIMGPDSLPEKSNQHVLKPLTFGKSESGVINEGEYVYYKFSIDDDTWGRITSGDVEIEVKLDSEAKDGDTDLYLSRHPLLFPNTHQHGWSSHDMGSKCLVLGSKDHSFGTGTYGIGVYGFKGATKYHISVTINENSISKVGQQPVSSSSLTADTVECSNCKHYIPLRTIALHEAYCRRHNVICQHAGCGIVLRTEEVKNHVHCIKCGLAFHSGEIDKHMKVFHEPMSCPCGVVLEKTQMVQHQSSECALRLVTCRFCGDMVQAGSLAADTRDRLRGLSEHESLCGSRTAPCDSCGRSVMLKEMEIHQVAVHQKN
- the LOC139851855 gene encoding ribonuclease 3-like protein 3 — protein: MSCSSSSSWWQSLFSPAKNSFTGQCFKRLHEYAIKVKVKVMRSSSQETKALASLKEMEKIIGYEFKKKNLLQQAFTHPSYQGAESYERLEYVGDSILNFLISKQQFYMYPNLPPGSLTALRAANVDTEKLARVAVKYNFHKYLRHENPMLSKQIRVFMRALEKYPFHSYGLIDAPKTLADIVESTIGAIYVDSNSSIDTTWEVTKILLEPMITPEMLQHNPVRRLNELCHKKKLMIRFRDKWSKIGVYEVFVDNRLIGRGEYKAKKEIALNRAAEDACNYLLNNRISESNVTET
- the LOC139852572 gene encoding uncharacterized protein → MEEVITMADAAYRASKSVAVTPTSSAPIPSYSVPLITAFLAFAIAQFLKVITTWYKEKKWDPKKIVGSGGMPSSHSSTVVALAVSIGLHEGVGSSTFAIAVVLAFIVMYDASGVRLHAGRQAELLNQIVCELPPEHPLSTSIPLRDSLGHTPFQVVAGAVLGFMVALVMKASN